From Cotesia glomerata isolate CgM1 linkage group LG2, MPM_Cglom_v2.3, whole genome shotgun sequence, a single genomic window includes:
- the LOC123259595 gene encoding c-Myc-binding protein, producing the protein MASYKPTDSKRDEFRRYLERSGVLDGLTKVLIALYEEPEKPTNAIEYIRKNLGGLTEITEEAGATSNVQDSESLEKRLQEAEAENRELRDKLAKLDLAEE; encoded by the exons atggCCAGTTACaag ccGACTGATTCAAAGAGAGACGAATTCAGGAGGTACTTAGAACGCTCCGGTGTCCTTGATGGTCTTACTAAAGTACTAATTGCTCTTTATGAAGAACCTGAGAAACCAACTAATGCAATTGA GTACATCAGAAAAAATCTTGGAGGATTGACTGAGATAACCGAAGAAGCTGGAGCCACCAGTAATGTTCAAGACTCTGAATCTTTGGAGAAAAGATTACAAGAAGCAGAAGCTGAAAACCGTGAGTTGAGAGACAAATTAGCCAAGCTGGACTTGGCTGAGGAATAG
- the LOC123259095 gene encoding exonuclease 1, protein MGITGLLPFLDKSSKRGNISQFSGGTVAVDTYCWLHKGVFTCAEKLALGEPTDGYVQYCLKFVQMLLANRIKPILVFDGCYLPAKSETEIKRRESRETNKRRAAELMKMGRNAEGKAILRRSVDVTHEMALQVIKKCQELNVDCIVAPYEADAQLAYLNTSGIADVVITEDSDLTLFGCTKIFFKMDINGNGVLVEQDRLHLAMNLSPTQFDLDKFRHMCILSGCDYLPSLPGIGLNKACKFILKNTDPDIHKALVRLSSYLNMKSLCVTPEYRDGFIRALVTFKHQLVFCPIQRKQVRLIPPPPEVTPEQLHHAGDEKPADLAFQLALGNYDPTSMKKLYDYNPDTALSRPRNSWHKGSGIPSSSIWSKDFKISSVKKTPVKNNKCNNTKWPNTAGKVITSNTDALKSKPSPLKRSFEDMETDLSESDIIKMYGSNKMQKNEAIIETKIKKEEEIKELKTPPRVSPQNKPNPFLKKSPETSPCLLRGSRRRKVRTFIAVAPTVVDETSPVVSKYFFDDPKMTNEGTKPATNLINPGSHIIPETQDEDLPEDLPLSQPDSYKENKIVNIEKFRERQTLSRLDSGIDQTSS, encoded by the exons atggGAATCACTGGATTGCTGCCGTTTTTGGACAAGTCCTCAAAAAGAGGAAACATCAGTCAATTTTCAGGAGGTACTGTTGCTGTTGATACTTATTGCTGGCTTCATAAAGGTGTTTTTACTTGTGCTGAAAAATTGGCCTTGGGAGAACCAACTGACGg atatGTACAATATTGTCTCAAGTTTGTGCAAATGTTACTGGCGAACAGGATCAAGCCAATCTTGGTGTTTGATGGCTGTTATTTACCTGCAAAATCTGAAACTGAGATAAAACGACgaga GTCAAGAGAGACGAATAAACGAAGAGCAGCAGAGTTGATGAAAATGGGCCGTAATGCTGAAGGAAAAGCTATTCTCCGTAGATCCGTGGATGTAACTCATGAAATGGCACTGCAAGTAATTAAAAAGTGTCAAGAATTAAACGTTGATTGTATTGTTGCGCCATACGAAGCAGATGCTCAATTAGCTTACTTAAATACATCCGGAATAGCTGATGTTGTTATTACTGAAGACAGTGATTTGACGTTATTTGGATGTACTaag atattttttaaaatggacATCAATGGCAACGGCGTGTTAGTAGAGCAAGATCGTCTTCACCTAGCGATGAATTTAAGCCCAACTCAATTTGACCTTGATAAATTCCGCCACATGTGTATTTTATCCGGATGCGACTACCTCCCATCATTACCAGGAATTGGACTGAACAAAGcctgtaaatttatattaaagaacACAGACCCAGATATACACAAAGCTCTAGTTCGACTGAGTTCATACTTAAACATGAAATCACTGTGTGTAACTCCAGAATATCGAGATGGATTTATCCGAGCGCTCGTTACCTTCAAGCACCAATTAGTATTCTGTCCAATCCAGAGAAAACAAGTGAGACTGATTCCTCCGCCACCGGAGGTAACACCAGAGCAATTGCACCACGCAGGAGACGAGAAGCCCGCTGACTTAGCGTTCCAATTAGCCTTGGGTAACTACGATCCGACttcgatgaaaaaattatacgaCTACAATCCCGATACAGCGCTCAGTCGGCCAAGAAATTCCTGGCACAAAGGATCTGGGATTCCAAGCTCGAGTATTTGGtcaaaagattttaaaatttcgagtGTTAAAAAGACTccagttaaaaataataagtgtaACAACACAAAGTGGCCAAACACTGCTGGGAAAGTAATAACTTCTAATACAGATGCTCTGAAGTCTAAACCGAGTCCTTTAAAACGATCTTTCGAAGACATGGAGACTGATCTTAGCGAAagtgatattattaaaatgtatGGCAGtaataaaatgcaaaaaaatgaaGCAATAATTgagactaaaattaaaaaagaagaagaaataaaagaattaaaaacaCCTCCTCGAGTCTCTCCGCAAAATAAACCAAatccttttttaaaaaaatcaccaGAGACATCACCTTGCTTGCTTCGAGGCTCAAGGAGAAGAAAAGTACGGACTTTTATTGCTGTCGCGCCTACTGTAGTTGACGAAACTTCTCCAGTAGTGAgtaaatacttttttgatgATCCAAAAATGACAAATGAGGGAACCAAGCCtgcaacaaatttaattaatccagGAAGCCATATTATTCCAGAAACACAAGATGAAGACTTGCCTGAAGACTTACCACTGTCTCAGCCTGACtcttataaagaaaataagattgtaaatattgaaaaatttagggAGAGACAGACACTCAGTAGGTTAGATTCGGGAATTGATCAGACTAGTTCGTAG
- the LOC123259594 gene encoding prefoldin subunit 3 — MEVGDNKIMSELSDDKKSFAGIPEAAFVEDVDAYMALPENNGQVDKALKRLDESHSKYKFMEFNLSSKRRRLRSQIPELERALEMIKKLQAEKNSSQNLETQFLLSEQVFAKAIVPPTDKVCLWLGANVMLEYTLDDAQELMVKNIETAKTKLVQVEHDLDFIRDQFTTTEVNMARVYNWDVKKRQAAKTTTK, encoded by the exons ATGGAGGTcggtgataataaaataatgtctGAATTAAGCGAcgacaaaaaatcatttgcTGGAATACCTGAAGCTGCATTtgtg GAAGATGTTGACGCTTATATGGCGTTGCCGGAGAACAATGGCCAGGTAGACAAAGCACTTAAGAGGCTGGACGAGAGTCACAGCAAGTACAAATTCATGGAGTTCAACTTATCCAGTAAGAGGCGAAGACTTAGGTCCCAAATTCCGGAGCTCGAGCGAGCGCTGgagatgattaaaaaattgcaggCTGAGAAGAACAGTAGCCAGAACCTCGAGACGCAATTTTTATTGTCTGAGCAAGTGTTTGCTAAGGCTATTGTCCCACCTACTGACAAAGTGTGTCTGTGGCTTGGTGCTAATGTCATGTTGGAGTACACTTTGGACGACGCTCAGGAATTGatggttaaaaatattgaaactgCGAAGACAAAGTTGGTCCAAGTTGAGCATGATTTGGATTTCATTCGCGATCAATTTACCACCACTGAAGTTAACATGGCCCGAGTTTACAACTGGGACGTGAAGAAGAGACAAGCTGCTAAAACTACTacgaaataa
- the LOC123259593 gene encoding V-type proton ATPase subunit E, which yields MALSDADVQKQIKHMMAFIEQEANEKAEEIDAKAEEEFNIEKGRLVQQQRLKIMEYYEKKEKQVELQKKIQSSNMLNQARLKVLKVREDHVRNCLDEARKRLAQIGQDRQKYTEVLKLLIIQALYQLMEQNVTLRVRQMDISLVESFIDEVQEIYKNVSKKEVVIKVDQDNFLPAESCGGVDLIAARGRIKIVNTMEARLELIAQQLVPEIRSALFGRNPNRKFTD from the exons ATGGCTCTCAGCGATGCTGACGTACAAAAACAG ATTAAGCATATGATGGCTTTCATCGAACAAGAGGCCAATGAAAAAGCTGAAGAAATAGATGCGAAAGCCGAGGAAGAGTTTAACATTGAAAAGGGTCGTCTTGTCCAGCAACAGCGGCTCAAGATTATGGAGTACTACGAGAAGAAGGAAAAACAAGTTGAGCTCCAAAAGAAaat TCAATCGTCTAACATGCTCAACCAAGCGAGACTCAAAGTTTTAAAAGTACGAGAGGATCACGTACGAAATTGCCTTGACGAAGCTAGAAAAAGACTGGCTCAAATTGGCCAAGACCGACAAAAGTACACTGAAGTTTTGAAGCTGCTAATTATCCAGGCTCTTTACCAG ctgATGGAACAAAATGTCACACTCCGTGTCCGTCAAATGGACATTTCACTAGTCGAATCATTTATCGACGAAGTCcaagaaatttataagaatgTCTCCAAGAAGGAGGTTGTTATTAAAGTAGACCAGGATAACTTCTTGCCAGCTGAGAGCTGCGGTGGAGTTGACTTGATTGCTGCCAGAG GCCGTATCAAGATCGTCAACACCATGGAGGCACGGTTAGAATTGATTGCCCAGCAATTGGTCCCAGAAATACGGTCAGCCTTGTTCGGGCGCAATCCAAACCGCAAGTTcactgattaa
- the LOC123259592 gene encoding elongator complex protein 6, whose product MTDSVKRALGIDQVDLNGKLIMIDERHGTDANFIINTVLSKSLEEGRAICLVLFHNTFGHYHNIGMKLGYNLTVLRERGEVTVVEPMKSIVCNIEELGHDSVDPSTSELEERLRDTFINNTQIPDPLKLDDNVIQHLFTSLRHQYYETKKIRESVTIIIDEITHLFDLNLSLKEVWLYTKYLRSLMESEPTLALCVMGHSYQTDADNCYPNIIVQVIRRMSHLFVITEPLKTGYANDISGNMHVQWRVAAIRKQHHWSERTTYQYKLLDRQIKLFTPGGLAISS is encoded by the coding sequence ATGACAGACAGTGTGAAGCGAGCTCTTGGAATCGACCAGGTAGACCTTAATggtaaattaataatgatagaCGAGCGCCATGGTACTGatgctaattttataataaacacaGTACTGTCTAAATCTCTGGAAGAAGGTCGTGCAATTTGTCTGGTACTGTTTCACAATACCTTCGGACATTATCACAACATCGGTATGAAACTTGGATATAATTTAACTGTTTTGCGGGAACGTGGTGAAGTAACGGTTGTTGAACCGATGAAATCAATTGTGTGTAATATCGAGGAACTGGGTCACGATTCTGTGGATCCAAGTACATCAGAATTGGAAGAGAGATTGCGTGATACATTTATCAACAACACACAAATTCCCGATCCATTGAAATTGGACGATAATGTTATCCAGCATTTATTCACGTCATTGCGACACCAGTattatgaaactaaaaaaatacgCGAATCTGTGACGATAATTATTGACGAGATAACGCATTTATTTGACTTAAATTTGAGCTTGAAAGAAGTCTGGTTGTACACTAAATACTTGAGGTCACTAATGGAATCGGAACCTACGCTCGCGCTCTGTGTTATGGGTCACTCGTATCAAACTGACGCTGATAATTGCTATCCAAATATTATTGTACAAGTTATAAGACGGATGTcgcatttatttgttattactGAACCTTTAAAAACTGGATACGCTAATGATATCTCGGGAAACATGCACGTACAGTGGAGGGTTGCTGCCATCAGAAAACAACACCATTGGTCTGAGCGTACAACTTATCAGTACAAATTATTAGATCGtcagataaaattatttacacctGGTGGACTTGCTATTTCAtcttaa